In one Verrucomicrobiia bacterium genomic region, the following are encoded:
- the thpR gene encoding RNA 2',3'-cyclic phosphodiesterase, producing the protein MCLPDQISPEPLRLFIAIPLPEEIKIALENVQRELRHAAPKEGLRWTTRDQLHLTLRFLGNVQTQHVDALTQALRSASETYSALELRSQGLGAFPNRGAPRVLWAAIEDKTKQLPSLQAAIQSATLVFTNEKPEERFAGHITLARVKRIKPSEAKVLAAALGARGSRVFGEWTAREVHLCAANSLRRGRNIPS; encoded by the coding sequence GTGTGCTTGCCAGACCAGATTTCACCAGAGCCCCTTCGTCTTTTTATCGCCATCCCACTGCCCGAAGAGATTAAAATCGCTCTTGAAAATGTGCAGCGGGAGTTGCGCCACGCGGCGCCTAAAGAGGGTTTGCGTTGGACCACTCGAGACCAACTCCACCTGACCCTGAGATTCCTGGGAAACGTTCAGACCCAGCACGTGGACGCATTAACCCAAGCGCTCCGCAGCGCTTCAGAAACCTATTCTGCGCTCGAATTGCGGTCGCAAGGCCTTGGCGCCTTTCCAAACCGTGGCGCGCCTCGCGTGCTGTGGGCAGCCATAGAGGATAAAACCAAGCAGTTGCCCTCCTTGCAGGCTGCTATTCAATCCGCCACACTTGTTTTCACGAACGAGAAACCGGAGGAGCGATTTGCCGGCCATATCACCTTGGCTCGGGTCAAAAGAATCAAACCTTCGGAGGCTAAGGTTTTGGCCGCCGCTCTGGGGGCAAGGGGGTCGAGGGTTTTTGGAGAATGGACGGCGCGCGAAGTTCACCTCTGCGCAGCGAACTCTCTGCGCAGGGGGCGAAACATACCATCCTGA
- a CDS encoding menaquinone biosynthesis protein: MYNHQPQKLRMAPQEPVEALAHRAEREKRAANLQRESSLEQSLAPFRVGSVGYLNAVPLTRGIEDQVVFTTPSMLAQMLQRDELDAALVSVVEVLFNDRYDILDGIGIASLGEVKSVILAHRRPIEEAREIFCDTASLTSIELLRVLLAEHGLKPEFKPLPSYDFAALPDYALLIGDRALDLLLGPRQHEIWDLGAAWYELTRLPFVYAVWALRRGVENSTLRRQLREARDFGLDTLDIIIRERTEYDYDFRKDYLGWHIHYHVGSDEKRGLERFIQLLRKHGAAATYEPRFVV; encoded by the coding sequence ATGTACAATCACCAACCGCAGAAACTACGCATGGCCCCCCAGGAACCCGTTGAGGCACTGGCCCACCGGGCTGAGCGTGAGAAACGGGCGGCTAATTTGCAGCGCGAATCCAGCCTCGAACAGTCGCTGGCCCCGTTTCGCGTTGGGTCGGTGGGCTATCTCAACGCCGTGCCGCTGACGCGCGGCATCGAGGACCAGGTGGTATTCACTACCCCATCGATGCTGGCCCAAATGCTGCAGCGGGATGAATTGGACGCGGCGCTGGTCAGTGTGGTCGAGGTGTTGTTCAACGACCGTTACGACATCCTGGATGGGATCGGCATTGCCTCGCTGGGAGAGGTCAAAAGCGTGATCTTAGCGCACCGGCGCCCCATCGAAGAGGCGCGTGAGATTTTTTGCGATACCGCCTCGCTCACCAGCATCGAGTTGCTGCGCGTCCTGCTGGCCGAACACGGGTTGAAACCGGAGTTCAAGCCGCTGCCGAGCTACGATTTTGCCGCCCTGCCGGATTACGCGCTGTTAATTGGGGACAGAGCACTGGACTTGCTCCTGGGGCCACGCCAGCACGAAATATGGGACCTGGGCGCCGCATGGTACGAGCTGACCCGGCTGCCGTTTGTCTATGCGGTTTGGGCGTTGCGCCGCGGGGTCGAGAATTCAACGCTGCGCCGCCAATTACGCGAGGCGCGCGATTTCGGATTGGACACTCTGGACATCATCATTCGCGAACGCACTGAGTACGATTACGATTTCCGCAAGGATTACCTGGGCTGGCATATTCATTATCATGTGGGGAGTGATGAAAAGCGCGGACTGGAGCGTTTTATCCAACTGCTGCGCAAGCATGGCGCGGCCGCGACTTATGAGCCGCGGTTCGTGGTGTAA
- the mqnE gene encoding aminofutalosine synthase MqnE: MGVHFFVQHGELRDIYQKVAAGERITDSEALRLFASKDLNGLGAIADLARQRKSGNRASYIINRYINYSNYCILSCQFCAFARKKRDADGFQFTVEEIVQKAREALHLGITELHIVGGLHPSLPFSYYTDLLKALRALDPRLQLKCFTAIEILHLAWLAKKSLEETLRELKEAGLQSLTGGGAEIFRKEIRSAIARGKESAEEYLDVHRTWHRLGGRSTCTMLYGHIESPADRVDHLRQLRELQDETRGFVGFVPLPYHPENNDIPVSHPPTGFDTLRTVAVSRIYLDNFDHITAYWVAFGLKLAQVALSYGADDLHGTILEEHIFHMAGAKSPQVQTEADMIKAIREAGRVPVQRNTFYEPIKEWDGPAPAAATVNETNGTASALLEQNLATA; this comes from the coding sequence ATGGGAGTGCATTTTTTTGTCCAACACGGCGAATTGCGGGATATTTACCAGAAGGTGGCTGCCGGAGAACGGATAACCGATTCGGAGGCGCTGCGGCTTTTCGCGAGCAAGGACCTCAACGGGCTCGGCGCCATCGCGGACCTGGCGCGGCAGCGGAAATCAGGCAACCGGGCCAGTTATATCATTAACCGTTACATCAATTATTCCAATTACTGCATCCTAAGCTGCCAATTCTGCGCGTTTGCGCGCAAGAAACGGGATGCGGACGGATTCCAGTTTACGGTCGAGGAGATCGTTCAGAAAGCGCGCGAAGCGCTGCACCTGGGCATCACCGAACTGCACATCGTCGGGGGATTACACCCTTCACTGCCGTTCAGCTATTACACCGATTTGCTCAAGGCTCTGCGCGCGCTGGACCCGCGCCTGCAACTCAAATGCTTCACCGCCATCGAGATACTCCACCTGGCGTGGCTGGCTAAAAAATCACTCGAAGAAACCCTGCGCGAGTTGAAGGAGGCTGGCCTGCAATCGCTCACCGGGGGCGGGGCGGAGATTTTCCGCAAGGAGATACGCTCGGCAATCGCCCGTGGCAAAGAATCGGCGGAGGAATACCTGGATGTGCATCGGACCTGGCACCGGCTGGGCGGACGGAGCACTTGCACGATGTTATACGGGCATATCGAATCGCCGGCAGACCGAGTTGATCATTTGCGGCAATTGCGCGAACTCCAGGATGAGACGCGAGGCTTTGTGGGGTTTGTTCCCCTGCCGTATCACCCGGAAAACAACGACATCCCGGTCTCGCATCCGCCGACAGGTTTCGACACCTTGCGCACGGTGGCAGTGAGCCGGATTTACCTGGATAATTTCGACCATATCACGGCCTACTGGGTGGCATTTGGCCTTAAGCTGGCCCAGGTGGCCCTGAGTTACGGGGCCGACGACCTCCACGGGACCATTCTCGAAGAGCATATTTTTCATATGGCAGGCGCAAAGTCGCCCCAAGTACAGACCGAGGCCGACATGATTAAAGCGATTCGGGAGGCCGGCAGGGTTCCCGTGCAGCGAAACACCTTTTACGAGCCGATTAAAGAATGGGACGGCCCGGCTCCTGCCGCTGCAACGGTGAACGAGACCAACGGCACAGCCTCGGCTCTCCTCGAACAGAACCTGGCTACGGCCTAG
- the rpsU gene encoding 30S ribosomal protein S21: MTEIKLKKGEPVERALRRLKKTIDREGTLKVVRDHRHFEKPSERRRRKEKAARFSAMLTARYADL; the protein is encoded by the coding sequence TTGACTGAAATTAAACTGAAGAAAGGCGAACCCGTAGAAAGAGCCCTGCGCCGGTTGAAGAAGACGATCGACAGGGAAGGGACATTGAAGGTTGTGCGTGATCATCGCCATTTCGAAAAGCCAAGCGAAAGGCGCCGGCGCAAGGAAAAAGCGGCCCGGTTTTCTGCCATGCTCACCGCGCGCTACGCCGATTTATAA
- a CDS encoding sugar phosphate isomerase/epimerase, which yields MYSLSSCWNSHRHSDGRAMLREIRELGFEYAELSHGTRISLLPGILEAVDAGEIRISSLHNFCPLPMGVNNSAPNLYQFSAERPRERELAQRYTLKTFELAERVRAPVVVLHLGSIEMKDYTRKLLDMVERGDKETPKYEKLCAELDERREAKKEPFLERTKEVLKALLPEAKARGIKLGAENRQALEELPFESDFQFLFRELASPNLVYWHDTGHAQIKENLGFIAHRMHLESLRERLYGFHIHDVQFPGRDHCAPGSGTIDFAALKPFVKNEHLKIFEFSPSLTPEEVRSGSEHVKRIWGQD from the coding sequence ATGTATTCTCTCTCCAGTTGTTGGAACTCACACCGGCACAGTGATGGCCGGGCGATGCTGCGCGAAATCCGGGAGTTGGGCTTCGAATACGCCGAGCTGAGTCACGGCACTCGCATTAGCCTGTTGCCGGGCATTCTTGAGGCGGTGGATGCCGGGGAAATCCGTATTTCCAGTTTGCACAATTTTTGCCCGCTTCCCATGGGGGTCAATAACTCCGCCCCCAATCTGTATCAGTTCTCCGCCGAACGGCCTCGGGAACGGGAGTTGGCCCAGCGCTACACGCTCAAGACCTTTGAGCTGGCCGAGCGAGTCCGCGCGCCTGTCGTCGTGCTTCACCTGGGCAGCATCGAGATGAAAGATTACACCCGCAAACTCCTCGACATGGTCGAGCGCGGCGATAAAGAGACTCCGAAGTATGAAAAACTCTGCGCCGAACTGGACGAACGGCGCGAAGCCAAAAAGGAGCCGTTTCTGGAGCGAACGAAGGAGGTATTAAAGGCCTTGCTGCCGGAAGCCAAGGCGCGCGGGATCAAGTTGGGAGCCGAAAACCGGCAAGCGCTCGAAGAGTTGCCGTTTGAAAGCGATTTCCAATTCCTCTTCCGCGAACTCGCCAGCCCGAATCTGGTGTACTGGCATGACACAGGCCATGCGCAAATCAAAGAGAACCTCGGCTTCATCGCCCACCGGATGCATCTCGAGTCTCTGCGCGAGCGTCTCTATGGCTTTCACATTCATGATGTGCAGTTCCCTGGCCGCGACCATTGCGCCCCGGGCTCGGGAACCATCGATTTCGCCGCGCTCAAGCCCTTTGTTAAAAACGAGCACCTCAAAATTTTTGAGTTCAGTCCTTCGCTGACACCAGAGGAAGTCCGGAGCGGCTCCGAACATGTGAAACGGATTTGGGGACAGGACTAG
- a CDS encoding CCA tRNA nucleotidyltransferase has product MSSKHMDSLRAHAKAIVKRLQARGFAAFWVGGSVRDFLLGRVPEDYDIATGATPAEIEKLFERTIPVGRRFGVVVVIEGGHQFQVATFRAEADYQDGRHPEQVRFGDAKADALRRDFTVNGLFYDPVRDKLQDWVQGEPDLRAGIIRTIGSPAERFAEDHLRLLRAVRLAAQLDFQMDPETMAAVKSLAGRIRGISAERIRDELARLFKPPHAARGLDLLRESGLLNEVLPELAATISCEQSPDFHPEGTVFEHVRLMLSKLPLGSDPSLPWAVMLHDIAKPLTASPDPQTGGIHFYGHEKLGAEMASTILERLRFPRKQIEAVVKAVRSHMQFKDAPQMRKATLRRLLLRPTFSLELELHRLDCLGSHGRLDVYEFLTTEAEALEKQPEIRPPLLKGDDLIALGMKPGPAMGVLLAEIREKQLQDELKTKAQARQWARERIAQIK; this is encoded by the coding sequence ATGAGCAGCAAACACATGGATTCATTGCGAGCCCACGCCAAGGCTATCGTGAAGCGATTGCAGGCTCGGGGCTTTGCCGCATTCTGGGTGGGCGGTTCGGTGCGTGATTTCCTGCTCGGACGCGTTCCGGAGGATTACGATATTGCAACCGGCGCCACACCCGCCGAGATTGAGAAGCTCTTCGAGCGCACGATACCTGTGGGACGCAGGTTCGGCGTCGTCGTCGTGATTGAGGGCGGTCACCAGTTTCAAGTGGCCACTTTCCGCGCAGAAGCCGATTACCAGGATGGCCGGCATCCGGAGCAGGTCCGCTTTGGCGACGCCAAGGCCGATGCCCTCCGGCGCGATTTCACCGTGAATGGTCTGTTTTACGATCCGGTGCGGGACAAGCTGCAGGACTGGGTGCAGGGCGAGCCGGACTTGCGGGCGGGCATTATTCGCACGATTGGCTCGCCTGCGGAACGGTTCGCCGAAGATCACTTGCGTTTGTTGCGAGCGGTGCGTTTGGCGGCACAACTGGATTTCCAGATGGACCCCGAAACCATGGCCGCGGTGAAGTCCTTGGCGGGGAGGATTCGCGGGATTAGCGCCGAACGGATTCGCGACGAGTTGGCGCGGCTTTTCAAACCACCTCACGCGGCGCGCGGGCTGGACCTCCTGCGCGAGAGCGGGTTGCTTAACGAGGTCCTGCCGGAACTGGCTGCAACGATCTCCTGCGAGCAATCCCCCGATTTTCACCCCGAAGGCACGGTGTTTGAACACGTGCGCCTGATGCTCTCGAAATTGCCTCTCGGCTCCGACCCATCGCTGCCGTGGGCTGTCATGCTCCATGATATTGCCAAGCCGCTCACCGCAAGTCCGGACCCCCAAACGGGCGGCATTCATTTCTATGGCCATGAAAAACTCGGAGCGGAAATGGCCTCGACTATTTTGGAGCGGCTGCGCTTTCCCCGAAAGCAGATCGAAGCGGTGGTCAAGGCGGTGCGCTCTCACATGCAATTCAAGGACGCGCCGCAGATGCGCAAGGCTACTTTGCGGCGGCTGCTACTGCGGCCCACTTTCTCGCTCGAACTCGAGTTGCATCGGCTCGATTGCCTCGGCTCCCATGGCCGATTAGATGTTTATGAGTTTCTTACAACCGAAGCTGAGGCCCTGGAAAAACAACCCGAAATTCGCCCGCCTCTGCTGAAGGGTGATGATTTAATCGCCCTGGGAATGAAACCCGGCCCTGCCATGGGGGTGTTGCTGGCCGAAATCCGGGAAAAGCAGTTGCAGGACGAACTCAAAACCAAAGCTCAGGCCCGGCAATGGGCCAGAGAGCGTATTGCGCAAATCAAATGA
- a CDS encoding M20/M25/M40 family metallo-hydrolase → MCNPSHGLSRKTRAQPPARARHSPSIIEQIRASTSAPAFGRFVKSLLIELCQIDTTPKPEIALMRAAEEKCFRVIERELPKLGFPGALIGRRPINPAIERNPNYSLLHFTKTARRPEGLSPQEVYAGRNNLIFQIPGSAHRQAGLSIALNAHIDVVAPYFPPRSKGSVVYGRGACDDKGPVVGIIAALKVLAKVMPQSGLNRNLLAMFVVEEETGGNGSLSLALDSQLKKLYDSVVVCECTGLRVHPANRGAVWYRAELQPLAGVSTFEMFAFVNEEMEKEGAAIRAESRHVLFPQRPVQTCHGMVGPFGEHPSRICGEVSFRIEFGQPPEAEIAALVGDCLDAGLANYIGLYGDKTKVLDPATREPMVARHYDIQTTSRGFRVMVHGAAGHMGSIRERDGAVTKMAHLVRSLVYSRPRLECLAGASLHLALDISGASKANSGVERTQAGRAPGGLVLEGGQGFVPTHSMEEVMTRMRQAAQRGAETYLRRLGRSERGEDAVEVVYEKLHNAAFDGDPNSPSMRTALSAARACRLPASEPVLGWTVSCDARLFATQYPSLPVLTFGPGQLVHAHSDHEQIALDEIRTAAEFLALFVLHQTGTFSNEPSR, encoded by the coding sequence ATGTGTAATCCATCCCACGGTCTTTCCCGTAAGACCCGTGCGCAGCCCCCCGCCCGGGCACGTCATTCACCCAGCATCATCGAGCAGATTCGCGCCAGCACGAGCGCGCCTGCTTTTGGACGATTTGTAAAATCCCTCCTCATCGAGCTTTGCCAAATCGATACCACACCCAAACCGGAGATAGCGCTCATGCGAGCTGCCGAGGAGAAGTGCTTTCGCGTCATTGAACGAGAATTGCCCAAACTGGGATTCCCTGGCGCGCTGATCGGGAGACGGCCTATCAATCCGGCCATTGAGCGGAATCCCAATTATTCGCTGCTTCACTTTACCAAGACAGCCCGGCGTCCAGAAGGCCTTTCGCCGCAGGAGGTGTATGCCGGTCGAAATAATCTCATTTTCCAAATCCCAGGCAGTGCTCATCGCCAAGCTGGACTATCGATTGCCCTGAATGCTCACATCGATGTCGTAGCGCCTTACTTCCCACCCCGGTCCAAAGGCAGCGTGGTGTATGGCCGGGGCGCCTGTGACGACAAAGGGCCGGTGGTTGGTATTATCGCGGCGCTCAAGGTGCTCGCCAAAGTCATGCCCCAAAGTGGACTGAACCGTAACCTGTTGGCGATGTTCGTGGTTGAGGAGGAAACTGGCGGAAACGGTTCGCTCTCGCTGGCTCTGGATTCCCAATTGAAAAAGCTCTATGACAGCGTCGTGGTCTGCGAATGCACCGGACTCAGGGTTCACCCCGCGAATCGCGGCGCGGTCTGGTATCGCGCCGAACTCCAACCGCTCGCTGGAGTCTCGACTTTCGAGATGTTCGCCTTTGTTAATGAAGAGATGGAAAAAGAGGGAGCCGCCATCCGTGCCGAGAGCCGCCACGTGCTCTTCCCCCAGCGGCCCGTGCAGACCTGCCATGGAATGGTCGGCCCGTTTGGCGAGCACCCCAGCCGCATCTGCGGCGAAGTCAGTTTTCGCATCGAATTCGGCCAGCCGCCTGAGGCCGAAATTGCGGCTTTGGTTGGGGACTGCCTCGATGCGGGTTTGGCCAATTACATTGGGCTTTATGGGGACAAGACCAAAGTGCTCGATCCCGCAACGCGCGAGCCAATGGTGGCGCGCCATTACGATATTCAAACGACCAGCAGAGGGTTTCGAGTCATGGTACACGGCGCCGCAGGGCACATGGGGTCCATTCGTGAACGGGACGGCGCCGTTACGAAGATGGCCCACCTCGTGCGCAGCCTCGTCTATTCCAGGCCCCGGCTCGAGTGTTTGGCGGGCGCCAGCCTGCACCTGGCCCTGGACATTTCTGGCGCATCCAAGGCGAACTCAGGAGTTGAGCGCACCCAGGCAGGTCGTGCTCCTGGCGGGTTGGTGCTCGAAGGCGGCCAGGGCTTCGTGCCGACTCACAGCATGGAAGAGGTCATGACCCGAATGAGGCAGGCGGCTCAACGCGGGGCTGAAACATACCTCCGCCGCCTTGGGCGCAGCGAACGCGGCGAAGACGCCGTCGAAGTCGTCTATGAAAAACTGCACAATGCCGCTTTTGACGGCGACCCGAACTCGCCCTCGATGCGCACGGCCCTGAGCGCAGCCCGGGCCTGCCGCCTCCCAGCCAGTGAACCGGTCCTGGGCTGGACCGTCTCCTGCGACGCCCGCCTCTTCGCCACACAATACCCCTCGCTCCCGGTCCTGACGTTCGGGCCCGGGCAACTGGTTCATGCTCATTCCGACCACGAACAAATTGCGCTCGATGAAATCCGGACAGCGGCGGAATTCCTCGCCCTGTTTGTCTTGCATCAAACAGGCACCTTTTCCAATGAGCCTTCAAGATGA
- a CDS encoding Gfo/Idh/MocA family oxidoreductase: MANTFTKLRLGIIGAGSVVREIYQFLYFRSRYSGLLDICGVADPNADCRNWFGDLAGLPAARRFASFEELIARVELDAVQVNTPDHLHRAPAVAAMNAGLDVVVPKPAAACVADVQAMLQAARKNQRFLGVDFHKRQDPRIREAGARFESGRYGVFQSAVFYMLDKLLVADPNHTHRFFASPDFVEKNTPISFLTVHMSDALMQIIKLKPVQARATGYAHKLPSLKPRAVAGYDLVDTEIVFENGGLAHIITGWALPNTAWSTTVQSGRIIGSEGMIDLGLDTPGLREVHSDGLSELNPLFRNFETGNTVSGYGISNPGHLYEQLLSWRNGTMSEAKRNEALDPMTLGFYTTLVLEAAELSLATGKKLPGGATLGPAVDLQELAVQQLGSEAGLI, encoded by the coding sequence ATGGCCAACACCTTCACCAAACTCCGCCTTGGAATCATCGGCGCCGGGTCCGTGGTGCGCGAGATTTACCAGTTCCTCTACTTTCGCAGCCGGTACTCGGGGTTGCTGGACATCTGCGGCGTCGCCGACCCTAACGCCGATTGCCGGAATTGGTTTGGGGACCTGGCGGGATTGCCTGCCGCGCGCCGGTTTGCCTCGTTTGAAGAACTCATCGCCCGGGTGGAATTGGATGCCGTCCAGGTGAACACGCCGGACCATCTGCATCGTGCCCCCGCTGTCGCGGCAATGAACGCAGGGCTGGATGTCGTCGTGCCCAAGCCGGCTGCGGCTTGTGTGGCCGACGTCCAGGCCATGCTTCAGGCTGCGAGAAAAAATCAACGCTTCCTTGGAGTCGATTTCCACAAGCGCCAGGACCCCCGCATTAGGGAGGCCGGGGCCCGTTTTGAGAGTGGACGCTATGGGGTTTTCCAGAGTGCTGTCTTCTACATGCTCGATAAGCTGCTTGTGGCCGACCCAAACCATACCCATCGATTTTTTGCCTCCCCCGATTTTGTCGAAAAGAACACGCCCATATCATTCCTGACGGTCCACATGTCCGATGCCCTGATGCAGATCATTAAGCTCAAACCGGTTCAGGCGCGCGCCACCGGTTACGCGCACAAATTACCTTCGCTCAAACCCCGCGCAGTCGCCGGTTATGACCTGGTCGATACGGAAATTGTGTTCGAAAATGGCGGGCTGGCGCACATCATCACGGGCTGGGCTTTGCCAAACACTGCCTGGTCCACCACGGTCCAGTCTGGCCGCATCATCGGCTCGGAAGGGATGATCGATTTAGGCCTCGACACCCCCGGGTTGCGCGAGGTCCACAGCGACGGCCTTTCCGAACTCAACCCGCTGTTCCGGAATTTTGAAACAGGCAATACTGTCTCCGGTTACGGGATTAGCAACCCAGGCCATTTATACGAGCAACTCCTTTCCTGGCGCAACGGCACGATGAGCGAGGCCAAGCGCAATGAAGCCCTGGACCCGATGACGCTGGGCTTTTATACAACGCTGGTGTTGGAAGCCGCCGAGTTGAGCCTGGCAACGGGCAAAAAACTGCCCGGCGGCGCTACTCTGGGACCTGCTGTCGATTTGCAGGAGTTAGCGGTTCAACAACTGGGATCGGAAGCAGGGTTGATATGA
- a CDS encoding CsgG/HfaB family protein — protein sequence MKLMNRQNPLAALALAGLLTGCASTGVKNPSGVPVTQMRPDEQGFVAGTGVESQDLVAVTDKMSRSILSTPQIMNAQGTPRVILDPVENATRFPINKDIFLDRIRAELNSRARGKVIFLARERMAALERERQLKLSGQVTASADPRVVEFKGADFILTGKLSGLTTRTSAGTSDYILYTFQLIDARTTDIIWEDSSEIKKQGLEDAAYR from the coding sequence ATGAAGCTAATGAACCGCCAAAATCCGCTGGCTGCCCTTGCGCTGGCCGGCCTGTTGACCGGCTGTGCCTCGACAGGAGTCAAAAACCCTTCCGGCGTGCCCGTAACTCAAATGCGTCCCGATGAACAGGGGTTCGTTGCCGGGACCGGCGTCGAATCGCAAGACCTCGTCGCTGTGACGGACAAGATGTCGCGCAGCATTCTCTCGACCCCGCAAATCATGAATGCGCAGGGGACGCCTCGCGTCATTCTCGATCCGGTCGAGAACGCCACCCGGTTTCCTATCAACAAAGACATCTTCCTCGATCGCATCCGGGCCGAATTGAACAGCCGTGCGCGGGGCAAAGTGATCTTTCTGGCGCGCGAGCGCATGGCGGCCCTCGAACGCGAGCGGCAGTTGAAGCTCTCCGGGCAGGTCACGGCCAGCGCCGACCCGCGCGTGGTCGAATTCAAAGGCGCCGACTTTATCCTCACCGGCAAGCTCTCGGGCCTGACCACCCGGACCAGCGCCGGCACCAGCGATTATATCCTCTACACGTTCCAGCTTATTGACGCCAGAACCACCGATATCATTTGGGAGGATTCATCGGAAATTAAGAAGCAGGGCCTTGAGGATGCCGCTTACCGGTAG
- a CDS encoding YcfL family protein, which yields MKKNLLALGLLAPGLALLSGCAHDTGAFRPQNATVNNLEDSSRFVLLDRGAQYSVTCVDLQESRLSDGRMQVAANLRNRENRRIQVQANCVFKDAQGFVVDDTPFQNVFLDENAQEGVKFVSANDKALRYTIRVRQAR from the coding sequence ATGAAAAAGAATCTGCTTGCTTTGGGCCTGCTCGCCCCGGGCTTGGCCTTGTTGAGCGGGTGCGCCCATGACACGGGCGCATTCCGCCCGCAAAACGCCACGGTCAACAACCTCGAAGATAGCTCCCGGTTTGTCCTGCTGGACAGAGGAGCCCAGTACTCAGTTACTTGTGTGGACCTTCAGGAGTCGCGCCTTTCGGATGGGCGGATGCAAGTGGCGGCCAACCTGCGCAATCGCGAGAACCGCCGCATCCAGGTCCAGGCCAATTGCGTCTTCAAAGATGCCCAGGGATTCGTCGTCGATGATACACCGTTCCAAAATGTGTTTCTGGATGAAAACGCCCAGGAAGGCGTGAAGTTTGTCTCCGCCAACGACAAGGCCCTGCGCTATACCATTCGCGTGCGCCAGGCCCGGTAG